A genomic region of Halomonas aestuarii contains the following coding sequences:
- a CDS encoding ABC transporter substrate-binding protein yields MTNNKTLLALSLGGLLLAGSVQAQENKLYLFNWTEYMDPEIIEAFEAKYDVDVVQNYFNSLPEMFAKLNAGGASQYDIIVPSNYYVPRLIQTGLVQKLDRSKLENLDNVMEQFRDPAYDPGAEYTAPYQWGTTGIVYNTETFPEAPKSWSLMFDPEVNPDHPFALMGDGQVSMGGACAYLGHGYDCTDMDAWKEAARLLIDTKGRETFSGFTDGTPALQQLARGVTHVGLSYNGDYLFFKTEDPETFASLDFMIPDEGAEMWVDSMMIPAEAPNPDMAHKFIDFILDAKVGAQLSNYNYYASPNAAAAPYLDEVLTQPPVQPSDADMERLRFTPSLEGNALQTFQQLWSEVQSR; encoded by the coding sequence ATGACCAACAACAAGACCCTACTGGCCCTTTCCCTGGGCGGCCTGCTGCTCGCCGGCAGCGTCCAGGCCCAGGAGAACAAGCTCTACCTGTTCAACTGGACCGAGTACATGGACCCCGAGATCATCGAGGCCTTCGAGGCGAAGTACGATGTCGACGTCGTCCAGAACTACTTCAACTCGCTGCCCGAGATGTTCGCCAAGCTCAATGCGGGCGGGGCCTCCCAGTACGACATCATCGTGCCCTCCAACTACTACGTGCCGCGGCTGATCCAGACCGGCCTGGTGCAGAAGCTCGACAGATCGAAGCTCGAGAACCTCGACAACGTCATGGAGCAGTTCCGGGATCCGGCCTACGACCCCGGTGCCGAGTACACGGCGCCCTATCAGTGGGGGACCACCGGCATCGTCTACAACACCGAGACCTTCCCGGAGGCGCCGAAGAGCTGGTCGCTGATGTTCGACCCCGAGGTCAACCCCGACCATCCCTTCGCGCTGATGGGCGACGGCCAGGTCAGCATGGGCGGCGCCTGTGCCTACCTGGGCCACGGCTACGACTGCACCGACATGGACGCCTGGAAGGAGGCGGCGAGGCTGCTCATCGACACCAAGGGGCGCGAGACCTTCAGCGGCTTCACCGACGGTACCCCCGCGCTGCAGCAGCTGGCCCGGGGCGTGACCCACGTGGGGCTCTCCTACAATGGTGACTACCTGTTCTTCAAGACCGAGGACCCCGAGACCTTCGCGTCCCTGGACTTCATGATCCCCGACGAGGGCGCCGAGATGTGGGTGGATTCGATGATGATCCCCGCCGAGGCGCCCAACCCGGACATGGCCCACAAGTTCATCGACTTCATCCTCGATGCCAAGGTCGGGGCCCAGCTCTCCAACTACAACTACTACGCCAGCCCCAATGCCGCCGCCGCGCCCTACCTCGACGAGGTGCTGACCCAGCCGCCCGTCCAGCCCAGCGACGCCGACATGGAGCGACTGCGCTTCACCCCCAGCCTGGAAGGCAATGCCCTGCAGACCTTCCAGCAGCTGTGGTCCGAGGTCCAGTCCCGCTGA
- a CDS encoding glutamine synthetase family protein, with amino-acid sequence MSNRQEQPLLNEWFQRHGITEVECLVSDLTGILKGKIMPAGKYLNGGRPRLPDSIFIQTVTGGYPDDEDIRFWNPAERDMELVPDPHAVYLVPWAEDPTAQIIHDCFYLTGEPVELAPRYVLKRVLDLYAARGWTPVVAPEVEFYLVKTNTDSDYPLEPPIGRTGRQESSRQSFSIDAVNEFDPLFEEMYDYCDAMNLDLDTLIHEEGAGQMEVNFQHGDPLALADQVVMFKRTLRETALRHGMYATFMAKPMANEPGSSMHIHQSLLDSKDGHNVFADEEGQPSRLFHSFIGGLQRYLPSAMPLLAPNVNSYRRLMRTETSGSAPINVEWGMDNRTVGLRVPVSTPEATRVENRLAGADANPYLVMAASLACGYLGMLGRLEPRPPMVGSAWSGGNKLPDDIGPAMDLLHDCQPLADILGERFTHSYLAVKRAEHRAYFQVISSWEREHLLLRV; translated from the coding sequence ATGAGCAACCGACAGGAGCAGCCACTCCTCAACGAGTGGTTCCAGCGCCACGGCATCACCGAGGTGGAGTGCCTGGTCTCCGACCTGACCGGCATCCTGAAGGGCAAGATCATGCCCGCCGGCAAGTACCTCAACGGCGGCCGCCCCCGGCTGCCCGACTCGATCTTCATCCAGACCGTCACCGGCGGCTATCCCGACGACGAGGACATCCGCTTCTGGAATCCCGCCGAGCGTGACATGGAGCTGGTGCCCGACCCCCACGCCGTCTACCTGGTTCCCTGGGCCGAGGATCCCACCGCGCAGATCATCCACGACTGCTTCTACCTGACCGGCGAGCCGGTGGAGCTGGCGCCCCGCTACGTGCTCAAGCGGGTGCTGGACCTCTACGCGGCCCGCGGCTGGACGCCGGTGGTCGCCCCGGAGGTGGAGTTCTACCTGGTCAAGACCAACACCGACTCCGACTACCCGCTGGAGCCGCCGATCGGGCGTACCGGGCGCCAGGAGAGCAGCCGCCAGTCGTTCTCCATCGATGCGGTCAACGAGTTCGATCCGCTGTTCGAGGAGATGTACGACTACTGCGACGCCATGAACCTGGACCTCGATACCCTGATCCACGAGGAAGGGGCGGGCCAGATGGAGGTCAACTTCCAGCACGGCGATCCCCTGGCCCTGGCCGACCAGGTGGTGATGTTCAAGCGCACCCTGCGCGAGACGGCGCTGCGCCACGGCATGTATGCCACCTTCATGGCCAAGCCCATGGCCAATGAGCCGGGCAGCTCGATGCATATCCACCAGAGCCTGCTCGACAGCAAGGACGGCCACAACGTCTTCGCCGACGAGGAGGGCCAGCCCAGTCGCCTCTTCCACTCCTTCATCGGGGGGCTGCAGCGCTACCTGCCCTCGGCCATGCCGCTGCTGGCCCCCAACGTCAACTCCTACCGCCGGCTGATGCGCACCGAGACCAGTGGCTCGGCGCCGATCAACGTGGAGTGGGGCATGGACAACCGCACCGTGGGGCTGCGCGTGCCGGTCTCTACCCCCGAGGCGACCCGGGTGGAGAACCGCCTGGCGGGCGCCGATGCCAATCCCTACCTGGTGATGGCGGCCTCGCTGGCCTGCGGCTACCTGGGGATGCTGGGGCGGCTCGAGCCTCGCCCGCCGATGGTGGGGTCCGCCTGGTCCGGCGGCAACAAGCTGCCCGACGACATCGGCCCGGCGATGGACCTGCTCCACGACTGCCAGCCGCTGGCCGACATCCTCGGTGAACGCTTCACCCACAGCTACCTGGCGGTGAAGCGGGCCGAGCATCGCGCCTACTTCCAGGTCATCAGCTCCTGGGAGCGCGAGCACCTGCTGCTTCGGGTCTAG
- a CDS encoding NAD(P)/FAD-dependent oxidoreductase: MRVSPAIDHVASWYAASAHDAPARAALEGEVECDVCMVGAGFTGISSALHLAEQGLRVVVLEAARVGFGASGRNGGQIVNSYSRDMDVIEAKYGPDTARALGDMAFEGNRIIRERVATYGIDCDLRDGNLFAACNEKQMQGLREHKALWERYGHDRLELLKGDAYRREVNTDRYTGALVDHAGGHLHPLNLVLGEAAAVESLGGTIYEQSPVERLTHGDTVHLHTPRGVVKARRVVMAGNAYLKGVLPEIEGRSMPCGTQIITTEPLGEERARALIPNGLAVEDCNYLLDYFRLTADNRLLYGGGVNYGGSDPADIAGVIRPKMLTTFPSLDDVKLDYAWSGTFLMTLNRLPQFGVINGNVYFAQGYSGHGVTCTHLAGRLIAEVMSGRDERFDAFAGLPHLPFPGGRLLRVPLSAIGAWYYEARDRLGI, from the coding sequence ATGCGCGTCTCTCCCGCGATCGACCACGTGGCATCCTGGTATGCCGCCTCGGCCCATGACGCCCCGGCCCGCGCGGCCCTGGAGGGTGAGGTCGAGTGCGATGTCTGCATGGTGGGGGCAGGCTTCACCGGCATCTCGTCGGCCCTGCACCTCGCGGAGCAGGGGCTCAGGGTGGTGGTCCTGGAGGCGGCCCGGGTGGGCTTCGGCGCCTCCGGTCGCAACGGCGGCCAGATCGTCAACAGCTACAGCCGCGACATGGACGTGATCGAGGCGAAGTACGGCCCCGATACCGCCCGCGCCCTGGGCGACATGGCCTTCGAGGGCAACCGCATCATTCGCGAGCGGGTGGCGACCTACGGCATCGACTGCGACCTGCGTGACGGCAACCTCTTCGCCGCCTGTAACGAGAAGCAGATGCAGGGGCTGCGCGAGCACAAGGCCCTGTGGGAGCGCTACGGCCACGACCGCCTCGAGTTGCTCAAGGGCGACGCCTATCGGCGTGAGGTGAACACCGACCGCTATACCGGGGCCCTGGTCGACCACGCCGGGGGGCACCTGCATCCGCTTAACCTGGTGCTGGGCGAGGCGGCGGCCGTCGAGTCCCTCGGCGGAACCATCTACGAGCAGAGCCCCGTCGAGCGCCTGACGCATGGCGACACGGTGCACCTGCACACGCCTCGGGGCGTGGTGAAGGCCCGTCGCGTGGTGATGGCCGGCAATGCCTACCTCAAGGGCGTGCTGCCCGAGATCGAGGGGAGGTCCATGCCCTGCGGCACCCAGATCATCACCACCGAGCCGCTGGGCGAGGAGCGGGCCCGCGCCCTGATCCCCAATGGCCTGGCGGTGGAGGACTGCAACTACCTGCTTGACTACTTCCGCCTCACCGCCGACAACCGACTGCTCTATGGCGGTGGCGTCAACTATGGCGGCAGCGACCCGGCCGATATCGCGGGCGTCATCCGGCCCAAGATGCTCACGACCTTCCCGTCGCTCGACGACGTCAAGTTGGACTACGCCTGGAGCGGCACCTTCCTGATGACCCTCAACCGCCTGCCGCAGTTCGGGGTGATCAACGGCAACGTCTACTTCGCCCAGGGCTACTCGGGGCACGGCGTGACCTGCACCCACCTGGCCGGACGCCTGATCGCCGAGGTGATGTCCGGGCGCGACGAGCGCTTCGATGCCTTCGCCGGCCTGCCCCACCTGCCGTTCCCCGGCGGGCGCCTGCTGCGGGTGCCGCTCTCGGCCATCGGCGCCTGGTATTACGAGGCCCGTGATCGCCTGGGGATCTGA
- a CDS encoding MurR/RpiR family transcriptional regulator, giving the protein MAATDSTSTVRELIREHYPALTQSERKFANALLDNYPAAGLASITIVASNVGVSSPTVARMVKKLGFKGYPEFHKALLRELEAKGVGPTQRRDNWSSEAPETHLLNRFAQAVTHNLQQTFSHIETERFDQATHQLADADRHLYLVGGRITQALAAYAFTHFQAVRPGVTQLTSSSGTWPHYVLDMAPGDTLLIFDIRRYENNLLRLTEMVRQRGVKIVLFTDQWGSPIASLADFTFHCWVEIPSGWDSSVSTMMLLETMIAAVQEERWPDARDRYERLDELFDMTHFFRKFT; this is encoded by the coding sequence ATGGCCGCCACCGACTCCACCTCCACCGTGCGTGAACTGATCCGAGAGCACTATCCGGCGTTGACGCAATCGGAGCGCAAGTTCGCCAATGCGCTGCTCGACAACTATCCCGCGGCAGGCCTCGCCTCGATCACCATCGTGGCGAGCAACGTGGGAGTGTCCTCCCCTACCGTGGCCCGGATGGTCAAGAAGCTGGGGTTCAAGGGCTATCCGGAGTTCCACAAGGCGCTGTTGCGCGAGCTGGAGGCCAAGGGCGTCGGCCCCACCCAGCGGCGCGACAACTGGTCATCCGAGGCCCCCGAGACGCACCTGCTGAACCGGTTCGCCCAGGCGGTCACCCACAACCTTCAGCAGACCTTCTCCCATATCGAGACGGAGCGCTTCGACCAGGCCACCCACCAGCTGGCCGATGCCGACCGGCACCTCTACCTGGTCGGCGGACGCATCACCCAGGCGCTGGCCGCTTACGCCTTCACGCATTTCCAGGCGGTGCGCCCGGGGGTGACCCAGCTGACCTCGTCCTCGGGCACCTGGCCGCATTACGTGCTGGACATGGCGCCGGGGGACACCCTGCTGATCTTCGATATCCGGCGCTACGAGAACAACCTGCTCCGCCTGACGGAGATGGTGCGCCAGCGCGGCGTGAAGATCGTGCTGTTCACCGACCAGTGGGGCTCCCCCATCGCGTCGCTCGCCGACTTCACCTTCCACTGCTGGGTGGAGATTCCCTCGGGATGGGATTCCAGCGTGTCGACCATGATGCTGCTCGAGACCATGATCGCCGCCGTTCAGGAGGAGCGCTGGCCCGACGCCCGCGATCGCTACGAGCGACTGGATGAACTCTTCGACATGACCCATTTCTTCCGCAAGTTCACCTGA
- a CDS encoding aspartate aminotransferase family protein encodes MTASTASTPHAVERGREPSPLNHHFWMPFSANRDFHAHPRMITAAEGRYFIDDRGRRLFDSLSGLWTCGAGHNRVEIQQAVAAQLGRLDYAPGFQVAHPLAFELAERVAALTPPGLDHVFFTDSGSESADTAVKMARAYWRLQGRPEKTRLIGRAKGYHGVNVGGTSLGGIGGNRKHYGQLLDVTHLPHTLQPALAFTRGQAETGAELADALLDQIALHDASSIAAVIVEPMSGSAGVIVPPRGYLERLREICTAHDILLIFDEVITAFGRAGARTGAEAFGVTPDIMNVAKQLTNGAVPMGAVIASREIFDTFMAGGGPAHAIEFPHGYTYSAHPVACAAGLATLDLFEREDFPGQVRAIAPTFEKKLHALRGRPHVVDIRNHGLAGALQLAPRDGDPTIRPRDAHLALWEAGFYVRYGGDTLQFGPPFGSTETELERLFDAVATTLDRLA; translated from the coding sequence ATGACGGCGTCGACTGCTTCTACCCCACATGCCGTCGAGCGCGGCAGAGAGCCCAGCCCGCTCAACCACCACTTCTGGATGCCGTTCAGCGCCAACCGTGACTTCCATGCCCATCCGCGGATGATCACGGCGGCCGAGGGACGCTACTTCATCGATGACCGTGGCCGGCGACTTTTCGACTCGCTCTCCGGGCTCTGGACCTGCGGCGCCGGCCACAACCGTGTCGAGATCCAGCAGGCGGTGGCGGCCCAGCTGGGCCGGCTGGACTACGCTCCGGGCTTCCAGGTCGCCCACCCGCTCGCCTTCGAGCTGGCCGAACGGGTGGCGGCGCTGACCCCGCCGGGGCTGGACCACGTCTTCTTCACCGACTCCGGCTCCGAGTCCGCGGACACGGCGGTGAAGATGGCGCGCGCCTACTGGCGCCTCCAGGGGCGTCCCGAGAAGACCCGGCTGATCGGGCGCGCCAAGGGCTACCATGGCGTGAACGTGGGAGGCACCAGCCTCGGCGGGATCGGCGGCAACCGCAAGCACTACGGCCAGTTGCTGGACGTCACCCACCTGCCCCACACCCTGCAGCCCGCCCTCGCCTTCACCCGCGGCCAGGCCGAGACGGGCGCCGAGCTCGCCGACGCCCTGCTCGACCAGATCGCCCTGCACGACGCCTCCAGCATCGCCGCCGTGATCGTCGAGCCGATGTCCGGTTCAGCCGGGGTGATCGTGCCGCCGAGGGGCTACCTCGAGCGGCTGCGCGAGATCTGCACCGCCCACGACATCCTGCTGATCTTCGACGAGGTGATCACCGCCTTCGGCCGGGCCGGTGCCCGGACCGGGGCCGAGGCCTTCGGCGTCACCCCGGACATCATGAACGTGGCCAAGCAGCTCACCAACGGCGCGGTGCCCATGGGGGCCGTGATCGCCTCCCGAGAGATCTTCGACACCTTCATGGCCGGCGGCGGCCCCGCCCACGCCATCGAGTTCCCCCACGGCTACACCTACAGCGCCCACCCGGTGGCCTGCGCCGCCGGCCTCGCGACCCTGGATCTTTTCGAGCGCGAGGACTTCCCCGGGCAGGTGCGGGCCATCGCTCCGACGTTCGAGAAGAAGCTCCACGCCCTCAGGGGCCGTCCGCACGTGGTGGATATCCGCAACCATGGCCTGGCCGGGGCCCTGCAGCTCGCCCCCCGTGACGGTGACCCGACCATCCGCCCCCGGGACGCCCACCTGGCGCTCTGGGAGGCGGGCTTCTACGTGCGCTATGGCGGCGATACCCTGCAGTTCGGGCCGCCGTTCGGCAGCACGGAGACGGAGCTCGAGCGGCTCTTCGATGCCGTGGCGACGACCCTGGATCGACTGGCGTGA
- a CDS encoding ABC transporter ATP-binding protein: MNDTITEDAIASPSERPAGETAHGDAARQASSIEMRGLHKRFGRDTVALDGVDLTIEAGEFFTLLGPSGCGKTTLLRILAGLEEADDGRLAIGGKDVTEVPPHHRSVNTVFQSYALFPHLSVRENLAFGLKMRGMAATTRDAKVDEIAAFIKLGDLVDRRVDQLSGGQRQRIALARALVCEPDVLLLDEPLSALDAGLRSQLQVELLRVQKRLGMTFVFVTHDQDEAMVMSDRIAVLNGGVIQQVGPPREVYEHPANAFVARFMGHDNLYPVTARRGSRLTTPLGELSAEEAGEGELLLIRPETLDLLPGEVAGDNHLPAVVSERLYRGSHAEYRLEIGGTTLQATLSNRGRHLPEVGDRVTVTVAPEDLVTLDE; the protein is encoded by the coding sequence ATGAACGACACCATCACGGAGGACGCCATCGCCTCCCCGAGCGAACGCCCGGCCGGCGAGACCGCGCACGGCGACGCGGCCCGCCAGGCGTCCTCCATCGAGATGCGGGGCCTGCACAAGCGATTCGGCCGTGACACCGTGGCGCTGGACGGGGTCGACCTCACCATCGAGGCCGGCGAGTTCTTCACCCTGCTCGGACCCTCCGGCTGCGGCAAGACGACCCTGCTGCGCATCCTCGCCGGCCTCGAGGAGGCCGACGACGGTCGCCTGGCCATCGGCGGCAAGGATGTCACCGAGGTGCCGCCCCACCATCGCAGCGTCAATACCGTCTTCCAGTCCTATGCGCTCTTCCCGCACCTCTCGGTCCGCGAGAACCTGGCCTTCGGCCTGAAGATGCGCGGCATGGCCGCCACGACGCGCGATGCCAAGGTCGACGAGATCGCCGCCTTCATCAAGCTCGGCGACCTCGTGGACCGGCGGGTGGACCAGCTCTCCGGGGGCCAGCGCCAGCGCATCGCCCTGGCGCGCGCCCTGGTCTGCGAGCCCGACGTGCTGCTGCTCGACGAGCCGCTGTCGGCGCTGGACGCGGGACTGCGCAGCCAGCTCCAGGTGGAGCTGCTGAGGGTCCAGAAGCGCCTGGGCATGACCTTCGTCTTCGTCACCCACGACCAGGACGAGGCCATGGTGATGTCGGATCGCATCGCCGTGCTCAACGGCGGCGTGATCCAGCAGGTGGGGCCGCCCCGGGAGGTCTACGAGCATCCGGCCAACGCCTTCGTGGCCCGCTTCATGGGCCACGACAACCTGTATCCGGTCACCGCCCGCCGGGGGAGCCGGCTGACCACGCCGCTCGGCGAGCTGTCCGCCGAGGAGGCGGGGGAGGGCGAGCTGCTGCTGATCCGCCCCGAGACCCTGGACCTGCTGCCGGGCGAGGTGGCGGGCGACAACCACCTGCCGGCGGTGGTCAGCGAGCGGCTCTACCGCGGCAGCCATGCCGAGTACCGCCTGGAGATCGGCGGGACGACCCTGCAGGCGACCCTCAGCAACCGAGGCCGGCACCTGCCCGAGGTGGGCGACCGGGTCACCGTCACGGTGGCGCCGGAAGACCTGGTCACCCTGGATGAGTGA
- a CDS encoding NAD(P)/FAD-dependent oxidoreductase, whose product MSSSPSPEHPASWYRASIAVQLGDCPPLEGEARADVCVIGGGITGCSAALHLAERGYSVVLLEAGEIGHGASGRSGGQILPGLGTDIATVEKALGHARAREVWEMSREAVRLTAALIERHDIPCELSWGYLHAAVKPRQVRELQAFRERMARDFDYEALSLLEGDALREHVVSDAYPAALFDAEGGHLHPLNYTLGLARAARRAGVAIHEHSAAVEIRHGQPATVVTERGRVTADFVVLGTNAYQAGLEPALSGRIMRAANYMIATAPLSPEQAAQVLPRNDALSDANFVLDYYRLSADRRLIFGGEVSYDGREPRHLEARMDGKIARIFPVLAGVPIEYRWGGDVAITLDRAPDFGRLGRNVYYAQGYSGHGMALAGLAGQLLAEAIAGQSERFDVFAAMPHRRFPGGRLLRMPLLVLATHFYKLRDRL is encoded by the coding sequence ATGTCGTCCTCCCCCTCCCCGGAGCACCCCGCCTCCTGGTATCGCGCCTCCATCGCCGTCCAACTCGGCGACTGTCCCCCGCTGGAGGGGGAGGCGCGGGCCGATGTCTGCGTGATCGGCGGCGGCATCACCGGGTGCTCGGCGGCCCTGCATCTGGCCGAGCGCGGCTACTCGGTGGTGCTGCTCGAGGCCGGCGAGATCGGACATGGCGCCTCGGGGCGCAGCGGAGGCCAGATCCTGCCGGGCCTGGGCACCGACATCGCCACCGTGGAGAAGGCGCTGGGCCATGCCCGGGCCCGGGAGGTCTGGGAGATGAGCCGCGAGGCGGTGCGCCTGACGGCGGCGCTGATCGAGCGCCATGACATCCCCTGCGAACTCTCCTGGGGCTACCTGCATGCGGCGGTGAAGCCGCGCCAGGTGCGCGAGCTCCAGGCGTTCCGTGAGCGCATGGCCCGCGACTTCGACTACGAGGCCCTCAGCCTGCTCGAGGGCGATGCCCTTCGCGAGCACGTGGTGAGCGATGCCTATCCGGCCGCCCTCTTCGATGCCGAGGGCGGCCACCTCCATCCGCTCAACTACACCCTGGGCCTGGCCCGGGCGGCCCGTCGTGCCGGCGTGGCCATCCACGAGCACAGCGCCGCCGTCGAGATCCGCCACGGGCAGCCGGCCACCGTGGTCACCGAGCGGGGGAGGGTCACGGCCGACTTCGTGGTGCTCGGTACCAATGCCTACCAGGCGGGCCTGGAGCCGGCGCTCTCCGGGCGCATCATGCGTGCCGCCAACTACATGATCGCCACCGCGCCGCTCTCTCCCGAGCAGGCGGCCCAGGTACTGCCGAGAAACGATGCCCTCTCGGATGCCAACTTCGTGCTCGACTACTACCGGCTCTCCGCCGACCGCCGCCTGATCTTCGGCGGCGAGGTCAGCTACGATGGCCGGGAGCCGCGACACCTCGAGGCACGCATGGATGGCAAGATCGCGCGGATCTTCCCCGTGCTCGCGGGCGTGCCGATCGAGTACCGCTGGGGCGGCGACGTGGCGATCACCCTGGACCGCGCGCCGGACTTCGGCCGGCTGGGGCGCAACGTCTACTATGCACAGGGCTACTCCGGCCATGGCATGGCGCTGGCGGGTCTCGCCGGCCAGCTGCTGGCCGAGGCCATCGCCGGCCAGAGCGAGCGCTTCGACGTCTTCGCGGCCATGCCGCATCGCCGCTTTCCCGGCGGACGCCTGCTGCGCATGCCACTGCTGGTGCTGGCCACCCACTTCTACAAGCTGCGGGACCGGCTGTGA
- a CDS encoding ABC transporter permease, which translates to MADTRTVPSARSRAMVREARHLLFTVAPGAVWIVIFLVLPGAYLMGVAFMTNGPYGLPEMPLSLESFRRLAGFGFLGWSPGNLYTLLRSLWQTLVATGLVVLVAYPIAYYITTCREKWRPIMLLLVVVPSWTNQVIRTFGWMNLLAPGTPLSGLAEGLGLIPPNMGLYPSSFAVTLGLVYNFLPFMVLPLYAAFEKLDTAQVEAARDLFASPVRAFWHAVFPQTLPGLLAGIVLVAIPAFGMYVIPELLGGGKGMMLGNLVATQFAGGANWPLGAAGAILMLIATFIGLFAMRRIGKRLGGGEEVVI; encoded by the coding sequence ATGGCCGATACCCGCACAGTGCCGTCCGCTCGCAGCCGGGCCATGGTGCGCGAGGCGCGGCACCTGCTGTTCACCGTGGCGCCCGGGGCGGTCTGGATCGTGATCTTCCTGGTCCTGCCCGGCGCCTACCTGATGGGCGTGGCCTTCATGACCAACGGTCCCTACGGCCTGCCGGAGATGCCGCTGTCGCTGGAGTCGTTCCGGCGCCTGGCGGGCTTCGGCTTCCTGGGCTGGAGCCCCGGTAACCTCTATACCCTGCTGCGCTCGCTGTGGCAGACCCTGGTCGCCACCGGGCTGGTGGTGCTGGTGGCCTACCCGATCGCCTACTACATCACCACCTGCCGAGAGAAATGGCGGCCGATCATGCTGCTGCTGGTGGTGGTGCCGAGCTGGACCAATCAGGTGATCCGCACCTTCGGCTGGATGAACCTGCTCGCCCCCGGCACGCCTCTCTCCGGGCTGGCCGAGGGGCTGGGCCTGATCCCGCCCAACATGGGCCTCTATCCCTCCAGCTTCGCGGTCACCCTGGGCCTGGTCTACAACTTCCTGCCCTTCATGGTGCTGCCGCTCTATGCCGCCTTCGAGAAGCTCGATACCGCCCAGGTGGAGGCCGCCCGGGACCTCTTCGCCTCGCCGGTGCGGGCCTTCTGGCACGCGGTCTTCCCCCAGACACTGCCGGGACTGCTGGCCGGCATCGTGCTGGTGGCGATTCCCGCCTTCGGCATGTACGTGATTCCCGAGCTGCTGGGCGGCGGCAAGGGGATGATGCTCGGCAACCTGGTGGCCACGCAGTTCGCCGGCGGCGCCAACTGGCCGCTGGGCGCGGCCGGCGCGATCCTGATGCTGATCGCCACCTTCATCGGGCTGTTCGCCATGCGACGCATCGGCAAGCGCCTGGGTGGCGGCGAGGAGGTCGTGATATGA
- a CDS encoding ABC transporter permease: MRKRTLHRGLTLFWWATLAFLYLPLAVVVLFSFNEANSAASFTGISFRWYHQLMGNEEILSAFGNSLVLAITSSVIALGIGCLIGYGMYRHRHRRLGWLIVLIYLPIVLPDIVFGISEMAFFVQIHRLTGLLQPGLPTMVIAHVTFQIPFVALIVYSRFVGLDPTLFEAAKDLYATPAKRVMHFMLPTIKPALISAFFLSFTLSVDDFVISFFTAGPESATLPIYIWGAIKKGVSPEINAIATLMIGAVAIAAILSLLFSRRRPT; the protein is encoded by the coding sequence ATGAGAAAGCGCACGCTGCATCGCGGCCTGACCCTCTTCTGGTGGGCCACCCTGGCGTTCCTCTACCTGCCGCTGGCGGTGGTGGTGCTGTTCTCCTTCAACGAGGCCAACAGTGCCGCCAGCTTCACCGGCATCTCGTTTCGCTGGTACCACCAGTTGATGGGCAACGAGGAGATCCTCTCGGCCTTCGGCAACAGCCTGGTCCTGGCCATCACCTCCTCGGTGATCGCCCTCGGCATCGGCTGCCTGATCGGCTACGGCATGTACCGCCATCGCCATCGCAGGCTCGGCTGGTTGATCGTGCTGATCTACCTGCCCATCGTGCTGCCGGACATCGTCTTCGGCATCTCGGAGATGGCCTTCTTCGTGCAGATCCACCGCCTGACCGGGCTGCTGCAGCCGGGCCTGCCCACCATGGTCATCGCCCATGTGACCTTCCAGATCCCCTTCGTGGCGCTGATCGTTTATTCGCGCTTCGTGGGGCTCGACCCGACGCTCTTCGAGGCCGCCAAGGACCTCTACGCCACGCCGGCCAAGCGGGTGATGCATTTCATGCTGCCGACCATCAAGCCAGCGTTGATCTCGGCCTTCTTCCTGTCCTTTACGCTGTCGGTGGATGACTTCGTGATCAGTTTCTTCACCGCCGGGCCCGAGAGCGCGACCCTGCCCATCTACATCTGGGGGGCCATCAAGAAGGGCGTGTCACCCGAGATCAACGCCATCGCCACGCTGATGATCGGCGCGGTCGCCATCGCCGCCATTCTCAGCCTGCTGTTCAGCCGTCGCCGGCCCACCTGA